From the Simplicispira suum genome, the window CTGTTTCGCTACATGCTGGCGGTGGCGCGGCGCGTCAAGTCGAGCATGCTGGTGGCCAACGCCTGGCATGCGCGCTCGGACGCCGCTTCGTCCCTGGTGGTGGCCGTGGGCATCGTCGGCAACCTCGCGGGCTACCCCATCCTCGACCCGATTGCCGCGCTCATCGTCGGCTTCATGGTGGCGCGCATGGGCTGGACCTTTGGCTGGAGCGCCTTGCAGGATTTGACCGACCGTGCGGTCGATGCCGATGAACTGGAGGCGATAAGCGCTACGCTGCTGGGCACCCCTGGTGTGCTCGGCGTGCACGATGTGCACACGCGCCGCATGGGCGACATGATCGTGGTCGACGCGCACATTGAAGTAAAGGCCACGCTCACCGTCGAGGCCGGCCACGACATCGCGGTGGTCGCACGCCAGCGCGTCATGCAGCGCCACCGCGTGCTCAACGTCATGACGCATGTGGACCCCAGCAACCGGCCCGATGGTGATCACGTGCCCGTGCCGCCTGGAAATCACGCCGGGGCCTGATCGGCCACGCCCGCTGGCTGCCGCAGGGCAGGACGCCATCAAGCCGGGCGCGGCGCGGCTCTGGGGCGGGGCCAGCGCCGGTTGACGGTCCGCAGCAGCTCCAGCCACGCCAGCGACAGCGCCAGCAGCGCAGCGCCCGCCGCCAGACCACCCATACCGGGCAGGGCCAGGCCCATCAAGCTGCGCAGCCAAGGCAGGCCCAGCATCGCGACCAGCAGCAGCACCATGGCAACCACCATGCGCCACAGCCAGGGGTTGCGGTCGGTCACGCCATACCAGGCGGGGCGCGAGAGGTCGCGGTTGGCGAAGATCAGCAGCATCACGCCCATGACCAGCGTGCCAAAGACCACGCTGCGCCCTTGCGCGGCGCTCCAGCCCTGGGCCGTCAGCCAGGCCTGGCCCGCCAGCAGCACGGCGGCCATGCCCAGCCCCTGCAGCACCGAAAACAGCAGTTGCCTGGCGCCAAACGGCGAATCGGCCACGGGCCGGGGCGCGCGGTCCATCAGGCCGTGGTCTTCGGCTTCGGCCTCGAAGACGATGGAGCAGGCCGGGTCGATCAAGAGTTCGAGCAGCACGATGTGCACCGGCAGCAGCAGCGCAGGCCAGTGCAGCAGCGTGGGCACCAGCGTCAGGCCGATGATGGGGACGTGCACGGCAAAGACGAAGCGTGTCGCCTTGCGGATGTTGTCGTCGATGCGCCGGCCCTGGCGGATGGCGGCGACGATGCTGGCAAAGCTGTCGTCCAGCAGCACCAGCGCGGCGGCCTCGCGCGCCACGTCGGTGCCGCGCTCGCCCATGGCGATGCCCACGTCGGCGGCCTTGAGCGCCGGGGCGTCGTTGACGCCGTCGCCGGTCATGGCCACCACCTCGCCCGATGCGCGCAGCAACTGCACCAGGCGCAGCTTGTGCTGGGGCTTGAGGCGCGCGCACAGGTCCACATGGCGCAGCCGTGCTGTCAGGGCGGCGTCGTCCAACGACTCCAGCTCGGCGCCGGTGAGGATGTCGGGGCGCTCGGACAGGCCCACCTGCTGCGCGATGGCGCGCGCCGTAGCCGGGTGGTCGCCAGTCATCATCACCACGCGCACGCCGGCGCGCCGGCATTCGGCCAGGGCGGCGGGCACTTCGGCACGCGGCGGGTCGGCCAGGGCGACCAGGCCCAGGAATTCAAAGTCGAAATCGTGCTGGCTTTGCGGCCAGACGGGGTCGGCGCCCGGCGCTGCCGGGGCGCCGCGCCAGCGAGCACGCGCCACGCCGAGCACGCGCAGGCCGCGTTCTGCCATGGCTTCCACCTGCTGGAGAATCACGCGCTGCTGCGCGGCATCGAGGTGGCACAGGTCGGTCACGGCCTCGGGCGCGCCTTTGGTGGCCAGCAGCCACTGGTCGCTGGAAGGCGCCGCTTCGCTGCTTGCAAACACGCGCGTCATGGCCAATATGTCACTTGAAAGCGGGTATTCGAACGCCGGCTCGCGCCCGTCGTGCACATGCTCAGTGCCGGCCAGCCACTGGTGGCCAAAACGCTGGATGGCCTTTTCCATCGGGTCGAACGGGTCGGCGGGTGTGGCCAGCATGGCAAATTCGGCCAGCTGGTGGAAGGCTTCGGGCAGCGCGTCGGCGCCCTCGGGCGTGAAGTGCGCCTGGGCCGTGGCCAGCTCGGCCACCGCCATGCGGTTGAGCGTGAGCGTGCCGGTCTTGTCCACGGCCAGCACGGTGATGGCGCCCAGCGCCTCGACGGCGGTAATGCGCCGCGTCAACACCTTTTGCCGGGAGATGCGCCAGGCGCCCATCGCCAGGAACACGGTCAGGATGACGGGGATCTCCTCGGGCAGGATGGCCATGGCCAGGGCGATGCCCGACAGCAGGCTCTCCAGCAACGGCCGGCCGTTCCACCACCAGCCCAGCAGCACCTGGGCGCTGGCCAGTACCAGGGCGGCGGCGCCGAGCCGGCGCACCAGCGTGCGCGAGCCTTCTTGCAGGGCCGAGGGCGGTTCGGTGGTGGCCGCCAGGTCGGCGCCAATGCGGCCCACAGCGGTGTGTGTGGCCGTCGCTTGCACCTGCGCCACGCCGACGCCGCGCGTGACGACGGTGCTGGCGAACAGCATGGAAGACATAGCCCCCACGCTTGCCACTTCGTGTGCTGCGCTGCCCCCAAGGGGGCTGGCCTTGCTTGGGGCGGCCCGGCGCTGGCGGCCGGAGCCCCCACGCTTGCCACTTCGTGTGCTGCGCTGCCCCCCAAGGGGGCTGGCCTTGCTTGGGGCGGCCCGGCGCTGGCGGCCGGGGCCCCCACGCTTGCAGGAGCCTGCGCGTCCTGGGTAGTGGGCAACTTGGCCACGGGCACCGCCTCGCCGGTGAGCAGCGATTCGTCCACCTCCAGCTGGCCGTCCAGCAGTTGCGCGTCGGCGGCGATGCGGTCGCCCTCGCGCAGCACCAGCAGGTCACCGCGCACCACGCTCTTGCCGTCGATGCGCTGCTCCTGGCCGTCTCGGATCACCAGCGCGCGCGGAGCGGAGAGGTCGCGCAGCGATTCGAGCGCACGCTGCGTCTTGCGCTCCTGCACCAGCGTGATGCCGATCACGAAGAGGACGCAGCTGAGCAAAAAAATCGCCTCGGTCCGGTCGCCCAGCGCCAGATAGATGCCGCCAGCGGCCAGCAGCATCAAAAACATGGGCTCGGTGAGCACATCGCGCACGATCGCCCAGGTGGACTTGGGCGCGCTGCCGGGCAGCATGTTGGGGCCGTCGGCGGCCAGGCGGCGGCGTGCCTCGGTGGCGCTCAGGCCCTGGTGGCTGGCGGCGGTCGGGGTGGTGTCGGGCGGCGAAGGCGAGGGCGGCATTCTGGTGGGCATGGGAGTCTCTTGGGAAGCTGCGCCTGCGTGGCCGCAATGGGGCGCGGCAGAGGGCGCTGCGTGCTTCAGTTTAGGCAGCCACCTGGGCGGGCTTGTTGCGTTGGCACATGTTCTTGCTGAAATTTGGCTCTAGCGCTTTTCTGTAAAGCGATAGAAGCTATTGTTTTGATAGTAATTCAATCGCCATCCGGATACCCGCCAAAGCCAGCATCGAAGTGCCGAGCCGATCGACAAAAGCAAGCCTGGAGCCCGAGCGCCGGGTGAGCGCCTTGGGCAGGTAGCCCATGGACAGGACTGGCTCTTGAGGCTCTACCATCGCGGCATGAGCGAACCCTCCAGAACCGAAGCCGTTCAGGCCGATGCCACAGCGAGCCACCCAGGGATTTCACGCCGCAGCGACCTGGTTCAGCTGGCGGTGGCGGCCTTGACCGCGCATGGCCTGGCGCCCGATTTTTCTGCTGCTGCGCTGGCCGAACTGGCGTCCATTGCAGGGCCTGCGCAAGACTCTGGCCCCGATATCAAGGACATGCGCGCGCTGCTTTGGTGCTCGATTGACGACAACGATTCCGAAGACCTGGACCAGCTGAGCGTGTGCGAGCGAGCCGCGCAAGGCTGGCGCCTGCTGGTCGCGATTGCCGATGTGGATGCGCTGGTGCACAAAGGCTCGGCCATTGACCTGCACGCGCAGGTCAACACCACCTCCGTCTACACGGCGGCGCGTGTGTTTCCCATGCTGCCCGAGCAGCTTTCCACCGACCTCACATCGCTGAACGCGCACCAGGACCGTCTGGCCATCGTCACGGAGATGCAGGTGGACGCCGACGGGCAGGTGGGCAGTTCCAAAACCTGCCGCGCGCTGGTGCGCAACCACGCCAAGCTCGCTTACGACTCCCTGGCCGCCTGGCTCGACGGAACCCGTGAAATGCCCGCCGCCGCGCGCGACGTGCCCGGTATGGACGCCCAGTTGCGAGCCCAGGATGCCGCCGCCCAGGCGCTGCGCACACGCCGCACGGCGCAGGGCGCGCTGCAGTTCGAAACTTTTGAGCCGCGCGCCGAGGTGGAGGGCGAGCAGGTCGTCGCCATCCGCCAGCGCGAGCACAACCGCGCGCGCCAGCTGATTGAAGAATTCATGGTCGCCACCAACATCTGCACGGCCCAGTATCTGGAGCGCCACGGAGGCCTGGCCATGCGCCGCGTGGTGCGCTCGCCTGAGCGCTGGAGCCGTGTGGTCGAGGTCGCCAAAAAGTACGACGAAACCTTGCCGGCCGAGCCCGACGCCAAAGCGCTGGAGGCGTTCCTGGAACGCCGCCGCGCCGCCGACCCGCTGCGCTTTCCCGATCTCTCGCTCACCATCGTGCAGCTGATGGGCGCGGGCGAATACGTCATCGAGGATGCCCAGCCCGGCGCCCCCATCGACCACTCGAAAACCGTGGCGGTCGAGGACTACGGTCACTTCGGCCTGGCGATCCGCGACTACGCGCATTCCACCGCGCCCAACCGCCGCTACCCCGACCTGATCAGCCACCGGCTGGTCAAGGCTGCGCTGGCCGGCCAGCCTTCGCCCTACAGCGTGGCCGAGCTGCAGGCGCTGGCCGAGCACTGCAACCGCCAGGAAAGCGCCGCCAGAAAGGTCGAGCGAAGCCTGCGCAAGTCCGAGGCTGCGCTGTTCCTGCAAGACAAGGTGGGCACGGAGTTCGACGCCATCGTCACCGGCAAGAACAACCGGGGCACCTGGATTCGCACCCTGGCGCCGCCGGTTGAAGGCAAGCTGGAGGGCGCTGGGCCGCAGCTCGATGTGGGCGAGAAGCTGCGCGTCAGGCTGCTGAGCACCGATGTGGCCCAGGGCTTTATTGACTTCGCGCCGGTTCCTTGATGCTGAGCGGGTATCGACAAGAAAAGTTTAGGTAAAAATGGGCTCTAGCGCTTATGCAGTAAGCGCTAGAAGCTATTGTTTCGATAGTTAAATCCCTCTCCCGCCCTGGGCGCCGCCCGACACACATGCTCCCAGAGCCACCGCCACCGCCACCGCCACCGCCCCCTCCCGCAGCGCCTGACCCCGCCGCGCCCCGAGCCGGGGGCCCACGCAGGGCCAAGCTGCACCCCGACGTGCTCAAGCTTGGCCTGGTGAGCTTTCTCACCGACTTGAGCTCGGAGATGATTTTCTCGGTGTTCGCGGTGTTCTTCACCACCGTGGCCGGGGCGTCAAGTGCGCTGCTGGGGCTGATCGAGGGACTGGCAGATTTTTCTTCGTCGTCGCTCAATTACATCGCCGGCTGGCTGTCGGACCGCAGCGGCCAGCGCAAATGGTTGGCTACCGCAGGCTATGGCTTTTCCACGTTGGCCAAGTTGATCCTGCTGGTGTCCTCGTCCATCACCGGGTTGGCGGTGTTCCGTGTGCTTGAGCGCCTGGGCAAAGGCTTTCGCGGGCCGCCGCGCGACGCGTGGCTGGTGTCGGTGGCAGGCGAGGCGCAGCGCGGCTACGCGCTGGGCGTGCACAAGGCGCTGGACAAGTCGGGCGCCGTGCTGGGCCCGCTGGTGGCCTATGGTTTGCTGAAATGGCTGGGAGAGTCGGCCAGCACGTACAGCTTGCTGTTTCTGGTGGCGGTGGTGCCCGCCGTGCTTGGCGTGCTGGTCCTGATGCTTGTCTCGAATGCGCCGGGCCAGCCGCACCCGCGCGAGAGCCTGCGCCAGAACTGGCAGCAGCTCAGCCCCGGTTTCAAGCGTTTCCTGGTGCCTGCGGGCGTGTTCGCGCTGGGCTACTTC encodes:
- a CDS encoding cation-translocating P-type ATPase, with the translated sequence MSSMLFASTVVTRGVGVAQVQATATHTAVGRIGADLAATTEPPSALQEGSRTLVRRLGAAALVLASAQVLLGWWWNGRPLLESLLSGIALAMAILPEEIPVILTVFLAMGAWRISRQKVLTRRITAVEALGAITVLAVDKTGTLTLNRMAVAELATAQAHFTPEGADALPEAFHQLAEFAMLATPADPFDPMEKAIQRFGHQWLAGTEHVHDGREPAFEYPLSSDILAMTRVFASSEAAPSSDQWLLATKGAPEAVTDLCHLDAAQQRVILQQVEAMAERGLRVLGVARARWRGAPAAPGADPVWPQSQHDFDFEFLGLVALADPPRAEVPAALAECRRAGVRVVMMTGDHPATARAIAQQVGLSERPDILTGAELESLDDAALTARLRHVDLCARLKPQHKLRLVQLLRASGEVVAMTGDGVNDAPALKAADVGIAMGERGTDVAREAAALVLLDDSFASIVAAIRQGRRIDDNIRKATRFVFAVHVPIIGLTLVPTLLHWPALLLPVHIVLLELLIDPACSIVFEAEAEDHGLMDRAPRPVADSPFGARQLLFSVLQGLGMAAVLLAGQAWLTAQGWSAAQGRSVVFGTLVMGVMLLIFANRDLSRPAWYGVTDRNPWLWRMVVAMVLLLVAMLGLPWLRSLMGLALPGMGGLAAGAALLALSLAWLELLRTVNRRWPRPRAAPRPA
- a CDS encoding RNB domain-containing ribonuclease, translating into MSEPSRTEAVQADATASHPGISRRSDLVQLAVAALTAHGLAPDFSAAALAELASIAGPAQDSGPDIKDMRALLWCSIDDNDSEDLDQLSVCERAAQGWRLLVAIADVDALVHKGSAIDLHAQVNTTSVYTAARVFPMLPEQLSTDLTSLNAHQDRLAIVTEMQVDADGQVGSSKTCRALVRNHAKLAYDSLAAWLDGTREMPAAARDVPGMDAQLRAQDAAAQALRTRRTAQGALQFETFEPRAEVEGEQVVAIRQREHNRARQLIEEFMVATNICTAQYLERHGGLAMRRVVRSPERWSRVVEVAKKYDETLPAEPDAKALEAFLERRRAADPLRFPDLSLTIVQLMGAGEYVIEDAQPGAPIDHSKTVAVEDYGHFGLAIRDYAHSTAPNRRYPDLISHRLVKAALAGQPSPYSVAELQALAEHCNRQESAARKVERSLRKSEAALFLQDKVGTEFDAIVTGKNNRGTWIRTLAPPVEGKLEGAGPQLDVGEKLRVRLLSTDVAQGFIDFAPVP
- a CDS encoding MFS transporter; the protein is MLKLGLVSFLTDLSSEMIFSVFAVFFTTVAGASSALLGLIEGLADFSSSSLNYIAGWLSDRSGQRKWLATAGYGFSTLAKLILLVSSSITGLAVFRVLERLGKGFRGPPRDAWLVSVAGEAQRGYALGVHKALDKSGAVLGPLVAYGLLKWLGESASTYSLLFLVAVVPAVLGVLVLMLVSNAPGQPHPRESLRQNWQQLSPGFKRFLVPAGVFALGYFSLGFFLVRAHDVGFSLTDVVLLYALFNTTCVVAAPLVGHLGDRVGRSRIVLLGYATYAGLNLWMVFASTRWEMVAVFCIYGVFYAIEESQSKAFIADIEPERRATAMGAYNFVTGSLYLPASLVAGALWTVAPSAAFGLAAALSVAAMGVFLRVRPAARLAD
- a CDS encoding cation diffusion facilitator family transporter produces the protein MPPGPIPPDSADSGHSVSERAAAASRSTWVSVVVNLVLAVVQVVVGVWAKSQALVADGVHTLSDLVSDFVVLFANHHAQKAPDVEHPYGHHRFETAASLVLGLLLLGVGASMLWAGAMKLQNPANIPEVHPAALGVALLALVGKESLFRYMLAVARRVKSSMLVANAWHARSDAASSLVVAVGIVGNLAGYPILDPIAALIVGFMVARMGWTFGWSALQDLTDRAVDADELEAISATLLGTPGVLGVHDVHTRRMGDMIVVDAHIEVKATLTVEAGHDIAVVARQRVMQRHRVLNVMTHVDPSNRPDGDHVPVPPGNHAGA